In Terriglobus aquaticus, the genomic window GCAGCAGGATGTCCGGTTCGTGCTCGAGGGCCTGAGTGATGGCTTCATCGCCATCGTTTGCTTCGCTGATCACCTCAAAGGCGGGATCCTGCTGAAGCATGTTCTTTACGCCGAATCGCACCACCGGATGGTCGTCCGCAACGATCAGGCGGATTGTGCCGGTGGGGCCGCTGCTTAGATCATTTTTTGCGCTGGTCAGTACGTTGGCCACGTGCGTCTTCTCCGGGGGGCTGTAACACAATCGAGCCTGTGTACGTTCGCCTAAATTGGGAACAATGTTTCCAGCATAAGGCGAATCTCTTCACACGCAAGGTACATCTGTCGCACTGTTTCGTCCAATGAACCTCCGGAGGACACCACGGGTGTAGTTTCTGCAATTGCGGCAAGGGCGGCCAGGCGTTGAGCGCCGATCATGCCGGCAGAACCTTTCAGCGCGTGAGCCTCCTTGCGGAAGGTACCGTCGTCGCCCTGGCTGAGACTCGTCTGCAGTCGTTTCAGCCGATCGCCCGCGTCCGCCAAGGCAAAGGCATACAGGTCTTTGGCTCGCGCGCCCATCTGCTGTTCGAGCTTCAACAGGGTTGCCGGCGCGATCACGGCGAGATCGTTTTCTTCTCGCGTCGTGGACGCGCCTGATTGCGCCATCCCCACTCTGCGCGAGCCGCTTGAAGCGCCGGCTCGCCATTGCTCCCACGCCGCACGCACGTCCGCTGGCGCCAATGGTTTCTGCAGGACGACATCGTACGCCACTCGCTCTGCCGCACTCGCTTCAGACGCGGACATGGCGAAGCGGCCGGCATTCGGTGCTACCTCTCGGAGTGCATCCGCAAGCGGCGCCCCTTGGATGCCAGGCAGGCGCAGGTCACACAGGATCAGGTCCGGAGCAGTCTCGCCCTTGCCCAACATCTGCAGAGCTATCTCACCGCTCTCGGCCGCGCTTACCTCCCAGCCGTCCAACTCCAGCAGCAAGGTCAGCACCTCGCGCGTCGTTGCGTCATCTTCCACCAGTAGCAATGGCTCACGGTTCACCCCAGAACTGTAACGCTGCGGATGCCTATCTTGAAACAGAAGCCGCTGCAACGGTGTCTACTGGGACAACACGGGATGTCCGCCACTCTCATCGCCGCGCTGCTGTTGACCCCTCCCGGCAAACCGGCCGGCGGCTTTCGTTGGCAACGCATCATCACGCCGCCGCGCGGAGTCGAAACACAGCAGGCGTGCGTTGTGCTGGACGCCGCGACCTTTGCGAATGTCGCACCGGCTCTGCGAGATCTGCGCCTGTTTCAGGACGGCACCGAGCTGCCCTACGTCATCGAAGAGAGTTACGACGAGCGTGCCCTGAACAGCGGTGTTACGTCGGACGACGATCGTTCCGAATATGAGCCGGTCGCCCGGAGCGAGATGTCCGGGCGCATGCCGGGCGGGGCCCCTGGGAACGGAGACCTTTCACCTTGGGGACACGGCCGCGATGGATACGGTGCCCGCCTGCTCGTTCCGCCCCATGTGCCGATCGAGCGCATCCGGATCGAGCCAGAGCTGAATGAGTCTCGCCACCTCCAGGTGTTCGGACGGACCTTCGGGGACGGCAAGGTGGAACAGGAGCAGCATGACCTTCCTGCCGGTCAGACTTCGTACGCGTTTACCCTGGGTGCGAACCTGCAGCATGAAGCCGAAGTGACCGTCA contains:
- a CDS encoding response regulator, giving the protein MNREPLLLVEDDATTREVLTLLLELDGWEVSAAESGEIALQMLGKGETAPDLILCDLRLPGIQGAPLADALREVAPNAGRFAMSASEASAAERVAYDVVLQKPLAPADVRAAWEQWRAGASSGSRRVGMAQSGASTTREENDLAVIAPATLLKLEQQMGARAKDLYAFALADAGDRLKRLQTSLSQGDDGTFRKEAHALKGSAGMIGAQRLAALAAIAETTPVVSSGGSLDETVRQMYLACEEIRLMLETLFPI